The proteins below are encoded in one region of uncultured Eubacteriales bacterium:
- a CDS encoding Mannose-specific pts system component iicd (fragment), producing MQFIHALIIALLTWLIATAAPMWLRWSMYFGAPLVAGLINGLLLGDLAYGLQCGGTIMMAYIGIVAIGGSLPSDLSLAGYLGVYMTMISGADPSVGLPIAVSLGFLGILCSNAKMALNPIWVHRADKYAAEGNTRGVITMNLLASQIVPFITYFIPAFLCVMLGGPFMEQMLNVVPPVIISILKLIGAMIPALGLAMLMNMMNKRSTIPFFLIGFVLAAYLKLDIIALAILGVAFGLMHLLYTSYGKRGEENV from the coding sequence ATGCAGTTTATCCACGCGCTCATCATCGCGCTGCTGACCTGGCTCATCGCAACGGCTGCACCCATGTGGCTGAGATGGTCCATGTACTTCGGCGCACCCCTGGTAGCCGGCCTTATCAACGGTCTGCTTCTGGGCGACCTGGCCTACGGCCTCCAGTGCGGCGGCACCATCATGATGGCGTACATCGGTATCGTTGCCATCGGCGGATCTCTTCCCTCCGACCTGTCTCTGGCTGGTTACCTGGGCGTCTACATGACGATGATTTCCGGTGCCGACCCGTCCGTGGGCCTGCCCATTGCGGTGTCCCTTGGTTTCCTGGGCATCCTCTGCTCCAACGCCAAGATGGCCCTCAACCCCATCTGGGTCCACCGGGCCGACAAGTATGCCGCCGAGGGCAACACCAGGGGCGTCATTACCATGAACCTGCTGGCCTCCCAGATCGTGCCCTTCATCACCTATTTTATCCCCGCGTTCCTGTGCGTCATGCTGGGCGGGCCCTTTATGGAGCAGATGCTCAACGTGGTGCCTCCCGTCATCATCTCCATCCTCAAGCTCATCGGCGCCATGATCCCGGCCCTGGGCCTTGCCATGCTGATGAATATGATGAACAAGCGCTCCACGATCCCCTTCTTCCTGATCGGTTTTGTGCTGGCAGCCTACTTAAAACTCGACATCATCGCGCTGGCTATCCTGGGTGTTGCCTTTGGGCTGATGCACCTGCTGTATACGTCCTATGGAAAGAGAGGTGAGGAGAATGTCTAA
- a CDS encoding Mannose-specific pts system component iicd (fragment), whose amino-acid sequence MEREVRRMSKEVMQGETGTRTVSLDKKTLRKSWWNWTCWGQICYNFERMMGLGFCHSMIPILKKLYPGDKEKQAEGMTRHLTYYNTENTWGCLIPGIVAAMEEEKANGADVEDETISNIKTALMGPLAGVGDAITQGIVKVILLAIGIELAMQGNALGPILYVVAFSAYALIVGYVCYMSGYKMGKNAVVKILSGGLIKEITEGCGAMGMMVLGGLVATKIGITTPITFAIGEKVTELQALFNQIMPSLLPVALFFGVYALLRKGVTPMKVMGIIFLAGIVCYIPAMFGWFSILA is encoded by the coding sequence ATGGAAAGAGAGGTGAGGAGAATGTCTAAAGAAGTGATGCAGGGTGAGACCGGCACCCGGACCGTCTCCCTGGACAAAAAGACACTGCGGAAATCCTGGTGGAACTGGACCTGCTGGGGCCAGATCTGCTACAACTTCGAGCGTATGATGGGCCTGGGTTTCTGCCACTCCATGATCCCTATCCTGAAGAAACTCTACCCGGGCGACAAGGAAAAGCAGGCTGAGGGCATGACCCGCCACCTTACCTACTACAACACTGAGAATACCTGGGGCTGCCTTATCCCCGGCATCGTGGCCGCGATGGAGGAGGAAAAGGCTAACGGCGCGGATGTGGAGGACGAGACCATCTCCAATATTAAGACCGCCCTTATGGGCCCTCTCGCCGGTGTGGGCGACGCCATCACCCAGGGCATCGTCAAGGTAATCCTTCTGGCCATCGGTATCGAACTTGCCATGCAGGGCAACGCATTGGGCCCCATTCTGTATGTGGTAGCTTTCTCCGCTTATGCTCTGATCGTCGGCTACGTCTGCTATATGTCCGGCTATAAGATGGGCAAGAACGCCGTGGTCAAGATACTCAGCGGCGGACTGATCAAAGAGATCACCGAGGGCTGCGGTGCTATGGGCATGATGGTCCTGGGCGGCCTGGTGGCCACCAAGATCGGCATCACCACGCCAATCACCTTTGCTATCGGCGAAAAGGTCACCGAGCTCCAGGCTCTCTTCAACCAGATCATGCCCTCCCTGCTCCCCGTGGCCCTCTTCTTCGGCGTCTACGCCCTGCTCCGCAAGGGGGTCACCCCTATGAAGGTCATGGGCATCATTTTCCTGGCAGGCATCGTGTGCTATATCCCCGCCATGTTTGGCTGGTTCAGCATTCTGGCGTAA